Proteins encoded together in one Corallococcus soli window:
- a CDS encoding Hsp33 family molecular chaperone HslO translates to MPDELVSGLLKASDLRLMLATTSVLSREARAAHQSMPASAALLSQGLTAAALMGALRKGTDSRINLQLECDGPLRGLFVDGDANGVVRGYVKNTLVEYVGTEGKYHWRPVLGNHGFLSVLRDQGGGEYYRSSVELEHFDLVADLERYFHQSDQVPSHLLMAQLPGVVDGKEDPLGTVVGLLVQPLPNGDRDAFQALGTRLRAQFQTAVQAHAEDSATTLLRSLVPEADLEVMSRYPLRFTCSCSRDRVKLALLAMGKEELQDLLEKEGQAEATCQFCTTRYVIPGAEISQMLAEGSV, encoded by the coding sequence ATGCCCGATGAGCTCGTCAGTGGATTGTTGAAGGCTTCGGACCTGCGGCTGATGCTGGCCACCACCAGCGTCCTGTCCCGCGAGGCCCGCGCCGCGCACCAGAGCATGCCGGCCTCCGCCGCCCTGCTGTCCCAGGGCCTCACCGCCGCCGCCCTGATGGGCGCCCTCCGCAAGGGCACGGACTCCCGGATCAACCTGCAACTGGAGTGCGACGGCCCCCTGCGCGGCCTCTTCGTGGACGGCGACGCGAACGGCGTCGTGCGCGGCTACGTGAAGAACACGCTGGTGGAGTACGTGGGGACTGAAGGGAAGTACCACTGGCGCCCCGTGCTGGGGAACCACGGCTTCCTGTCCGTGCTGCGCGACCAGGGGGGCGGCGAGTACTACCGCTCGTCCGTGGAGCTGGAGCACTTCGACCTGGTGGCGGACCTGGAGCGCTACTTCCACCAGTCGGATCAGGTGCCCTCGCACCTGCTCATGGCGCAGCTGCCGGGGGTGGTGGACGGCAAGGAGGACCCCCTGGGGACGGTGGTGGGCCTGCTCGTGCAGCCCCTGCCCAATGGGGACAGGGACGCCTTCCAGGCGCTGGGCACCCGCCTGCGGGCGCAATTCCAGACGGCGGTCCAGGCCCACGCGGAGGACAGCGCGACGACGCTCCTGCGCTCGCTGGTGCCGGAGGCGGACCTGGAGGTGATGTCGCGCTACCCCCTGCGCTTCACCTGTTCGTGCAGCCGCGACCGCGTGAAGCTCGCCCTGCTCGCCATGGGCAAGGAGGAGCTGCAGGACCTGCTGGAGAAGGAAGGCCAGGCGGAGGCCACCTGCCAGTTCTGCACGACGCGCTATGTCATCCCGGGCGCGGAGATTTCGCAGATGCTGGCCGAAGGCAGCGTCTGA
- a CDS encoding phosphoribosyltransferase, which produces MATKRAAPGPKSQDQRNPSLKSPTPSDSQKQGAERIVSIPNDMVLAPQVEAPRQPTGRDQSRQKSNGVVELTWAEFDRSVQKLARTIRQAWEPQLVVGVAHGGVFVGGALAGALGVKFFPVRISRRSRDKADRAKNRAQQPQVSDEMPLELKGCRVLIVDDIASSGDTLELATALARKVGAKEVKTACLVARPEGFTPDHVGMSTDSLFVFPWDYEPVMAEAHFDDDPDKAGA; this is translated from the coding sequence GTGGCCACCAAGCGGGCAGCGCCTGGGCCGAAGTCCCAGGACCAGCGCAACCCTTCCCTGAAGTCCCCGACGCCGTCCGACTCCCAGAAGCAGGGGGCGGAGCGGATTGTATCCATTCCCAATGACATGGTGCTCGCGCCCCAGGTCGAAGCCCCGCGCCAGCCCACCGGCCGCGACCAGTCCCGCCAGAAGTCCAACGGCGTGGTGGAGCTGACGTGGGCGGAGTTCGACCGCTCCGTGCAGAAGCTGGCGCGCACCATCCGCCAGGCCTGGGAGCCGCAGCTGGTGGTGGGCGTGGCCCACGGCGGCGTGTTCGTGGGCGGAGCGCTCGCGGGGGCGCTCGGCGTCAAGTTCTTCCCCGTGCGCATCAGCCGCCGCAGCCGTGACAAGGCGGACCGCGCGAAGAACCGCGCCCAGCAGCCCCAGGTGAGCGACGAGATGCCCCTGGAGCTCAAGGGCTGCCGCGTGCTCATCGTGGACGACATCGCGTCCAGCGGGGACACGCTGGAGCTGGCGACGGCGCTCGCGCGCAAGGTGGGCGCGAAGGAAGTGAAGACGGCGTGCCTCGTGGCGCGGCCGGAGGGCTTCACGCCGGACCACGTGGGCATGTCCACCGACTCGCTCTTCGTCTTCCCCTGGGACTACGAGCCCGTGATGGCCGAGGCGCACTTCGACGACGACCCCGACAAGGCCGGGGCCTAG
- the selB gene encoding selenocysteine-specific translation elongation factor — MIIGTAGHIDHGKTSLVKALTGIDTDRLPEEKRRGITLELGFAHLPLPDGQVAGVVDVPGHERFVKAMAAGAGGVDLAVLVVAADEGVMPQTREHLDICRLLGVKAGVVALTKADLLEGLGDDWRALVEADLAALTAGTFLESASVVPVSSRTGAGLAELKAALGRAGGSLPARPSEGPAFLPVDRAFSIKGFGTVVTGTLLSGALTVDDAVSLLPSSSGARPGPLRVRGVQVHGRPVTRVEAGQRAAVNVTGLEPGDVHRGGVLTRAGELPETSMLDVELTLLPAAGSPLPKRRKLLLHLGTAQVEATVALLDLESLAPGETALAQLRLAAPVGALVGQRFILRGSRALPGRGATVAGGRVLSITPPRRRRGASAVVRPLVEADAAGQVAWLLRQAGYAGLTQTELFGRSGLSQKVLARTLELLGAKGQVLLVDRERRLYVSQEVFEGLRQRSLALLAAFHEREPMREGLSREELRQRLSAQLDARLFQRVVQALGDAGKVDAEKDLVRLQGRGRTLTLGDEAARARLSAELSAAGLAPPTATELAQKLGLPPARLQELMKVLVAQGTGVRVSEELCFDANALAGLRERLVAHLREQKEITTQGFKDLVGQSRKFIIPLSEYFDREKVTLRVGDKRVLRRG, encoded by the coding sequence ATGATCATCGGGACGGCGGGGCACATCGACCACGGCAAGACGTCCCTGGTGAAGGCGCTGACCGGCATCGACACCGACCGGCTCCCGGAGGAGAAGCGGCGGGGCATCACCCTGGAGCTGGGCTTCGCGCACCTGCCCCTGCCGGACGGGCAGGTGGCGGGCGTGGTGGACGTGCCCGGCCACGAGCGCTTCGTGAAGGCCATGGCCGCCGGCGCTGGCGGCGTGGACCTGGCGGTGCTGGTGGTGGCCGCCGACGAGGGCGTCATGCCCCAGACGCGCGAACACCTGGACATCTGCCGGCTGCTCGGCGTGAAGGCCGGCGTCGTCGCGCTCACCAAGGCGGACCTGCTGGAGGGGCTGGGGGACGACTGGCGCGCCCTGGTGGAGGCGGACCTCGCCGCGCTCACCGCGGGCACCTTCCTGGAGTCCGCTTCCGTCGTGCCGGTGTCCTCCAGGACGGGCGCGGGCCTCGCGGAGCTGAAGGCGGCGCTCGGCCGCGCGGGGGGCTCGCTGCCGGCGCGTCCTTCGGAGGGCCCCGCGTTCCTGCCGGTGGACCGGGCCTTCAGCATCAAGGGCTTCGGCACGGTGGTGACGGGCACGCTCCTGTCCGGTGCTCTCACGGTGGACGACGCGGTGTCGCTGCTGCCCTCCAGTTCTGGAGCCCGGCCGGGGCCGCTGCGCGTGCGGGGCGTGCAGGTGCATGGCCGGCCGGTGACGCGCGTGGAGGCCGGGCAGCGCGCGGCGGTGAACGTGACGGGCCTGGAGCCCGGGGACGTGCACCGGGGCGGGGTGCTCACGCGCGCGGGTGAGCTGCCGGAGACGTCCATGCTGGACGTGGAGCTGACGCTGCTGCCCGCGGCCGGCTCCCCGCTGCCGAAGCGCCGCAAGCTGCTCCTGCACCTGGGCACCGCGCAGGTGGAGGCCACGGTGGCGCTCCTGGACCTGGAGTCGCTGGCCCCCGGGGAGACGGCGCTCGCGCAGCTGCGGCTGGCGGCGCCGGTGGGCGCGCTCGTGGGGCAGCGCTTCATCCTGCGCGGCTCGCGCGCGCTGCCGGGCCGGGGCGCCACGGTGGCCGGAGGCCGCGTGCTGTCCATCACCCCGCCGCGCCGTCGCCGGGGAGCGTCCGCGGTGGTGCGGCCGCTGGTGGAGGCGGACGCGGCCGGGCAGGTGGCGTGGCTGCTGCGGCAGGCGGGCTACGCGGGGCTCACGCAGACGGAGCTGTTCGGCCGCTCGGGGCTCTCACAGAAGGTGCTGGCGCGCACGCTGGAGCTGCTGGGGGCGAAGGGCCAGGTGCTGCTGGTGGACCGCGAGCGGCGGCTGTACGTCTCCCAGGAGGTGTTCGAGGGCCTGCGTCAGCGCTCGCTCGCGCTGCTCGCCGCGTTCCACGAGCGCGAGCCCATGCGCGAGGGCCTGTCGCGCGAGGAGCTCCGCCAGCGGCTGTCCGCGCAGTTGGACGCGCGCCTCTTCCAGCGCGTGGTGCAGGCGCTGGGGGACGCGGGGAAGGTGGACGCGGAGAAGGACCTGGTGCGCCTCCAGGGCCGGGGCCGCACGCTCACGCTGGGGGACGAGGCCGCGCGCGCGCGCCTGTCGGCGGAGCTGTCCGCGGCGGGCCTCGCGCCTCCCACCGCCACGGAGCTGGCCCAGAAGCTGGGGTTGCCACCGGCGAGGCTCCAGGAGTTGATGAAGGTGCTGGTGGCGCAGGGCACGGGGGTGCGCGTGAGCGAGGAGCTGTGCTTCGACGCGAACGCCCTCGCGGGGCTGCGCGAGCGGCTGGTGGCCCACCTGCGGGAGCAGAAGGAGATCACCACGCAGGGCTTCAAGGACCTGGTGGGACAGAGTCGCAAGTTCATCATCCCCTTGTCGGAGTACTTCGACCGGGAGAAGGTGACGTTGAGGGTGGGTGACAAACGGGTGTTGCGCCGCGGATGA
- a CDS encoding ATP-binding protein, protein MSPKTYSEQALRALVEPFANPVLVLDGEGRVRVCNDGYAELLGLPRDQVEGHSFLDFVQAEERSRLAERYQRLATGSPLDGRTQLYRVTSTQGRMTEVSVQATQVQLDGGGYGLLLCCLVQTQRPLELAVAERLVDTSAGLVSARSEEAVRRVALAGLEGAGFRARLLRWEGTRLVVRDGVSPPADAHLALEALSDGRPVFGGADHAEPTHAYLPVGGPQSEVLWVAGPWVAPRHGSVLTLFAKVVGAALADVHLQADGARSRWEVEAVAEMARFVAQPVPPPPERFLARVAELLKAQAVALHLVPAPGQPPQLSHQVGLEDEGQAQGQAGVGVDVERLTAVLVTSSLRLDGGVVSSEVQGRMLETLSQGRFGSGAAARLTRGGEGVGAVQALRSKERPFDERDARLLATLAELLVTLLEQRRLRAESARQLTETRLLLDLARTTSGVLETASILDVASDFLVHLLDVSNCFILLYDEQAKVLRGAAASVAHRDLFRTVVVPLDSDDLAARVARERKPIAIEDLTRGGASTGTGLVERLGEKALLGLPLTSREELIGVVMVDDVRGPRPFGPELIDLAEATCGQLALSIANARLYESLWASYAELAATRAEMVKRERLAALGELSAIVAHEVRNPLGVIFNAVASLRRIMKPEGDAAMLLDIVGEESDRLNRMVGALLDYTRPRNPVLQNEDLPRVLQDSLEAAKAQGATERPVRISSEVEEGMPPVPMDRRLIRQALLNVAVNAIQSMPQGGQVQVKARREAYGGREQLRIDVMDQGPGIPAELLHRVFEPFFTTKAQGTGMGLAVVKRILEDHRGEIAVESVPGRGTTFIFRLPLTQPLSFP, encoded by the coding sequence ATGAGTCCCAAGACCTACAGCGAGCAGGCGCTGCGCGCCCTGGTGGAACCCTTCGCCAACCCCGTGCTGGTGCTGGACGGGGAGGGGCGCGTGCGCGTCTGCAACGACGGGTACGCCGAACTGCTGGGCCTCCCCCGCGACCAGGTGGAGGGCCATTCCTTCCTCGACTTCGTGCAGGCGGAGGAGCGCAGCCGCCTGGCGGAGCGCTACCAGCGGCTGGCCACGGGCTCGCCGCTGGACGGGCGCACGCAGCTCTACCGGGTGACCAGCACCCAGGGCCGCATGACGGAGGTCTCCGTGCAGGCCACGCAGGTGCAACTGGACGGCGGGGGCTACGGGCTGCTGCTCTGCTGCCTCGTCCAGACGCAGCGGCCCCTGGAGCTGGCGGTGGCGGAGCGGCTGGTGGACACGTCCGCGGGGCTCGTGTCCGCGCGCTCGGAGGAGGCGGTGCGGCGCGTGGCGCTGGCGGGCCTGGAGGGCGCGGGGTTCCGGGCCCGGCTGCTGCGCTGGGAGGGCACGCGGCTGGTGGTGCGTGACGGGGTGTCCCCGCCCGCGGACGCGCACCTGGCGCTGGAGGCGCTGTCGGACGGGCGGCCGGTGTTCGGCGGAGCGGACCACGCGGAGCCCACGCACGCGTACCTGCCGGTGGGCGGGCCGCAGTCGGAGGTGCTGTGGGTGGCGGGGCCGTGGGTGGCGCCCCGGCATGGCTCGGTGCTGACGCTGTTCGCGAAGGTGGTGGGCGCGGCGCTCGCGGACGTGCACCTGCAGGCGGACGGCGCCCGCAGCCGCTGGGAGGTGGAGGCGGTGGCGGAGATGGCGCGCTTCGTCGCGCAGCCGGTGCCTCCGCCGCCGGAGCGGTTCCTCGCCCGGGTGGCGGAGCTGCTGAAGGCCCAGGCGGTGGCGCTGCACCTGGTGCCGGCGCCGGGCCAGCCTCCCCAGCTCTCCCATCAGGTGGGGCTGGAGGACGAGGGCCAGGCCCAAGGCCAGGCCGGCGTCGGCGTGGACGTGGAGCGCCTCACGGCCGTGCTGGTGACGTCGTCGCTCCGGCTGGACGGGGGCGTGGTGTCCTCGGAGGTCCAGGGCCGCATGCTGGAGACGCTGTCCCAGGGCCGCTTCGGCTCCGGAGCGGCGGCGCGGCTCACCCGGGGCGGCGAGGGCGTGGGCGCGGTGCAGGCGCTGCGCTCGAAGGAGAGGCCCTTCGACGAGCGCGACGCGCGGCTGCTGGCCACGCTGGCGGAGCTGCTGGTGACGTTGCTGGAGCAGCGCCGCCTCCGGGCGGAGTCCGCGCGCCAGCTCACGGAGACGCGCCTGCTGCTGGACCTGGCGCGCACCACGTCGGGCGTGCTGGAGACGGCGAGCATCCTGGACGTCGCGTCCGACTTCCTCGTGCACCTGCTGGACGTGTCCAACTGCTTCATCCTGCTCTACGACGAGCAGGCCAAGGTGCTCCGGGGCGCGGCGGCGTCGGTGGCGCACCGGGACCTGTTCCGCACGGTGGTGGTGCCGCTCGACAGCGACGACCTGGCCGCGCGAGTGGCCCGGGAGCGCAAGCCCATCGCCATCGAGGACCTCACGCGGGGGGGCGCGTCCACCGGCACCGGGCTCGTCGAGCGGCTGGGGGAGAAGGCCCTGCTGGGCCTGCCGCTCACGTCGCGCGAGGAGCTCATCGGCGTGGTGATGGTGGACGACGTGCGCGGCCCCCGGCCCTTCGGCCCGGAGCTCATCGACCTGGCGGAGGCCACATGCGGACAGCTGGCCTTGTCCATCGCCAACGCGCGGCTGTACGAATCGCTGTGGGCCAGCTACGCGGAGCTGGCCGCCACGCGCGCGGAGATGGTGAAGCGCGAACGACTGGCTGCCCTGGGCGAGCTGTCCGCCATCGTCGCGCACGAGGTGCGAAACCCCCTGGGCGTCATCTTCAACGCGGTGGCGTCGCTGCGGCGGATCATGAAGCCGGAGGGGGACGCCGCCATGCTGCTGGACATCGTGGGGGAGGAGAGCGACCGCCTCAACCGGATGGTGGGCGCCCTGCTGGACTACACCCGCCCGCGCAACCCGGTGCTCCAGAACGAGGACCTGCCGCGCGTGCTCCAGGACTCGCTGGAGGCGGCGAAGGCGCAGGGGGCCACGGAGCGGCCGGTGCGCATCTCCTCGGAGGTGGAGGAGGGCATGCCGCCGGTGCCCATGGACCGGCGTCTCATCCGCCAGGCCCTCCTCAACGTGGCCGTCAACGCCATCCAGTCCATGCCCCAGGGCGGCCAGGTGCAGGTGAAGGCCCGCCGCGAGGCGTACGGCGGCCGTGAACAGCTGCGCATCGACGTGATGGACCAGGGGCCGGGCATCCCGGCCGAGCTGCTCCACCGCGTCTTCGAACCCTTCTTCACCACCAAGGCCCAGGGCACCGGCATGGGCCTCGCCGTGGTGAAGCGCATCCTGGAGGATCACCGCGGCGAAATCGCCGTGGAGAGCGTGCCGGGACGCGGTACTACGTTCATCTTCCGGCTGCCCCTCACGCAGCCCCTGTCCTTTCCATGA
- a CDS encoding sigma-54-dependent transcriptional regulator, which translates to MTDATTPIPRGRILVVDDQCNMRATTALLLRGEGYTVSEAATGEEALGVLAQGQVDLLLTDLKMEPMDGLTLLKRGLEVSPRLQAIMMTAFGSIESAVEAMRLGAYDYVTKPFKEGELRYRVERALERAKLQSAVDNFATEFNQRHGLSALVGRSQAMRELTTRLLRVAQSDATVLIQGESGTGKELVARALHTHSRRSGQPFVPVNCAAISETLLESELFGHAKGAFTGAVKTRRGLFEEASGGTLFIDEVTETSPTFQSKLLRTLQDGEVRRVGESTALRVDVRIAAATNRDIELEVREKRFRQDLYYRLNVVMLRVPPLRERLEDVPALAEHFLQRSNNRSPRPRRLSASAVEHLMTYNFPGNVRELENLVEQAAALAEADELLPEDFPLRPQARVLPAATSTGLPPTDARASGPEATGPTLAEVVEEAERRAIVQALDRHGVDLARVADELGVSSTTLWRKMKRLNLRPPTGAPRE; encoded by the coding sequence ATGACCGACGCGACCACGCCGATTCCCCGAGGACGCATCCTCGTGGTGGATGACCAGTGCAACATGCGCGCCACCACCGCGCTGCTCCTGCGCGGCGAGGGCTACACCGTCTCCGAGGCCGCCACCGGCGAGGAGGCCCTGGGCGTGCTCGCGCAGGGGCAGGTGGACCTGCTGCTCACGGACCTGAAGATGGAGCCCATGGACGGGCTCACGCTGCTCAAGCGCGGACTGGAGGTGTCCCCGCGCCTGCAGGCCATCATGATGACGGCCTTCGGCTCCATCGAGAGCGCGGTGGAGGCCATGCGCCTGGGGGCGTACGACTACGTCACCAAGCCCTTCAAGGAAGGTGAGCTGCGCTACCGCGTGGAGCGCGCGCTGGAGCGGGCCAAGCTCCAGTCGGCGGTGGACAACTTCGCCACCGAATTCAACCAGCGCCACGGCCTGTCCGCGCTGGTGGGCCGCAGCCAGGCGATGCGGGAGCTCACCACGCGCCTGCTGCGCGTCGCGCAGAGCGACGCCACCGTCCTCATCCAGGGCGAGAGCGGCACGGGCAAGGAGCTGGTGGCGCGGGCCCTCCACACGCACAGCCGGCGCAGCGGCCAGCCCTTCGTGCCCGTCAACTGCGCGGCCATCAGCGAGACGCTCCTGGAGAGCGAGCTGTTCGGCCACGCCAAGGGCGCCTTCACCGGCGCGGTGAAGACGCGCCGGGGCCTCTTCGAGGAGGCATCCGGCGGCACGCTCTTCATCGACGAGGTGACGGAGACCAGCCCCACCTTCCAGTCCAAGCTGCTGCGCACGCTGCAGGACGGCGAGGTGCGCCGCGTGGGCGAGTCCACCGCGCTGCGCGTGGACGTGCGCATCGCGGCGGCCACCAACCGCGACATCGAGCTGGAGGTGCGCGAGAAGCGCTTCCGCCAGGACCTCTACTACCGCCTCAACGTGGTGATGCTGCGCGTGCCCCCGCTGCGCGAGCGTCTGGAGGACGTGCCCGCCCTGGCGGAGCACTTCCTGCAACGCTCCAACAACCGCAGCCCCCGGCCCCGGCGCCTGTCCGCCTCCGCCGTGGAGCACCTGATGACGTACAACTTCCCCGGCAACGTGCGCGAGCTGGAGAACCTGGTGGAGCAGGCCGCCGCGCTCGCGGAGGCGGACGAGCTGCTGCCCGAGGACTTCCCGCTGCGCCCCCAGGCCCGCGTGCTGCCGGCCGCCACCTCCACGGGCCTGCCCCCCACGGACGCCCGCGCCAGCGGCCCGGAGGCCACCGGCCCCACGCTGGCGGAGGTGGTGGAGGAGGCCGAGCGCCGCGCCATCGTCCAGGCCCTGGACCGCCACGGTGTGGACCTGGCCCGCGTGGCCGACGAGCTGGGCGTCTCCTCCACCACGCTGTGGCGGAAGATGAAGCGCCTCAACCTCCGGCCTCCCACCGGCGCCCCCCGCGAGTAG
- a CDS encoding NADH-quinone oxidoreductase subunit N codes for MNLPNLTLADFLPLLPAIIMVVAASILLLSEVFLSATASRGYQAVLTVAAAAASGAVAVGLMFEPPQEVFLGFGVLDPFSSFLTLVVSVGLGLAALSAVGFLRKRGAERGEFYALMLFASAGMSLLAMSTEFITIFVNIEVLSIATYALTAYLRRGTRPSEAGFKYFILGAFSSAILLYGAALLYGATGTTKLNDMVVPLQQALNGNPALVYVGAVLIAAGFAFKVAAVPFHMWTPDVYEGAPTPVTALMSAGVKAAAFASLVRVFLTVCKGMDPALPLTLFATLALLTMVAGNLMAIPQRNVKRMLAYSSIAHAGYLLLGVAALFVAAPGESFRVLSASSLTGGTPLDVARSDALRGILYYLLAYTFSAAGAFAMVSALERREDEEKGTAWDLERFAGLAQRRPGWAFAMAAFMLSLGGIPPTVGFMSKLLIFQAAIDVGLVGLTIVAVLSSAAGAYYYLRVVVYMFMHPVPEGAQPLERNWGTEAALVISTVAVVLLGILPGHVTDWLAQAGTLFGQ; via the coding sequence ATGAACCTGCCAAACCTCACCCTGGCGGATTTCCTCCCCCTGCTGCCCGCCATCATCATGGTGGTGGCGGCCTCCATCCTGCTGCTGTCGGAGGTGTTCCTCTCCGCCACCGCGTCCCGCGGCTACCAGGCGGTGCTCACCGTCGCGGCGGCGGCGGCCAGCGGCGCCGTGGCCGTGGGCCTGATGTTCGAGCCGCCCCAGGAGGTGTTCCTGGGCTTCGGCGTCCTGGATCCCTTCTCCAGCTTCCTCACCCTGGTGGTGAGCGTGGGCCTGGGGCTGGCGGCGCTGAGCGCGGTAGGCTTCCTGCGCAAGCGAGGCGCGGAGCGCGGTGAGTTCTACGCGCTGATGCTCTTCGCCTCCGCGGGCATGAGCCTGCTGGCCATGTCGACGGAGTTCATCACCATCTTCGTCAACATCGAGGTGCTCTCCATCGCGACGTACGCGCTGACGGCGTATCTGCGCCGGGGCACGCGGCCCAGCGAGGCGGGCTTCAAGTACTTCATCCTGGGCGCCTTCTCGTCCGCCATCCTGCTGTACGGCGCGGCGCTGCTGTACGGGGCCACGGGCACGACGAAGCTGAACGACATGGTCGTTCCGCTGCAGCAGGCGCTCAACGGCAACCCGGCCCTGGTGTACGTGGGCGCGGTGCTCATCGCGGCGGGCTTCGCGTTCAAGGTGGCGGCGGTGCCGTTCCACATGTGGACGCCGGACGTGTACGAAGGGGCCCCCACGCCGGTGACGGCGCTGATGAGCGCGGGCGTGAAGGCCGCGGCGTTCGCCTCGCTGGTGCGCGTGTTCCTCACGGTGTGCAAGGGCATGGACCCCGCGCTGCCGCTGACGCTGTTCGCCACGCTGGCGCTGCTCACCATGGTGGCCGGCAACCTGATGGCCATCCCGCAGCGCAACGTGAAGCGCATGCTGGCGTACTCCTCCATCGCGCACGCGGGCTACCTGCTGTTGGGCGTGGCAGCGCTGTTCGTCGCGGCGCCGGGCGAGAGCTTCCGCGTGCTGTCCGCGTCGTCGCTGACGGGTGGGACGCCGCTGGACGTGGCCCGCTCGGACGCGCTGCGCGGCATCCTGTACTACCTGCTGGCGTACACCTTCAGCGCGGCGGGCGCGTTCGCCATGGTGTCCGCGCTGGAGCGCCGCGAGGACGAGGAGAAGGGCACTGCCTGGGACCTGGAGCGCTTCGCGGGCCTCGCGCAGCGCCGGCCGGGCTGGGCGTTCGCCATGGCGGCCTTCATGCTGTCGCTGGGCGGCATCCCCCCGACGGTGGGCTTCATGAGCAAGCTGCTCATCTTCCAGGCCGCCATCGACGTGGGCCTCGTGGGCCTCACCATCGTCGCGGTGCTCTCCAGTGCGGCGGGCGCGTATTACTACCTGCGCGTCGTCGTCTACATGTTCATGCACCCCGTCCCGGAGGGCGCGCAGCCGCTGGAGCGCAATTGGGGCACGGAGGCCGCGCTGGTCATCTCCACCGTGGCGGTGGTGTTGCTGGGCATCCTTCCCGGCCACGTCACCGACTGGCTCGCCCAGGCGGGCACCCTGTTCGGGCAGTAG
- a CDS encoding complex I subunit 4 family protein produces MSFFDTHLLNVVIYLPLVFAALVLMLPATEHGQVRTITFVGMLLDLVFGVWAYFRFEPSGAEFQMEYRVPWFEQFGMSYHLGVDGLAVSLLLLTVFLGPLVVLASTTYISHRIKEFHLALLVLQTTMLGALASMDVLLFYIFFEAMLIPMYLLVGVWGAEDRRMAAVKFFLYTLVGSLLMLVAIVAVYFVSGAPGTRSFDYATLYNNLLAANQQLAACANGPEGACASLTGLAATLHTYGPWMFAAFALAFAIKVPMWPVHTWLPDAHVQAPVAGSMILAGVMLKMGTYGFWRFAIPLFPVAAQAARPFLAVLSVIGIVYGALMCLAQRDIKKLIAYSSVSHLGYCMLGLLAVTSEGATGSAYQMMNHGVSTGALFLLFGFLYERRHTRLMSDYGGIAKVMPVFTAAFVIITFSSVAVPGTNGFIGEFLVLLGTFKSTLHMGFGAFATLGVILGAAYMLWMVQKVFFGGITHRENQHLRDMNLREMLTTAPFIVLVAVMGLMPQPFLERIAPSTDRYVARASVGAPGATQAKDDQLRVEVMSLPSTAAAARPSVPAAPLAARE; encoded by the coding sequence ATGAGCTTCTTCGACACCCACCTGTTGAACGTCGTCATCTACCTGCCGCTCGTGTTCGCGGCGCTGGTGCTGATGCTGCCCGCCACGGAGCATGGGCAGGTCCGCACCATCACGTTCGTGGGCATGCTGCTGGACCTGGTGTTCGGCGTCTGGGCCTACTTCCGCTTCGAGCCCTCCGGAGCGGAGTTCCAGATGGAGTACCGCGTCCCGTGGTTCGAGCAGTTCGGGATGAGCTACCACCTGGGCGTGGACGGCCTGGCGGTGAGCCTGCTGCTGCTGACGGTGTTCCTGGGCCCGCTGGTGGTGCTGGCCTCCACCACGTACATCTCGCACCGCATCAAGGAGTTCCACCTGGCGCTGCTGGTGCTCCAGACGACGATGCTGGGCGCGCTGGCGTCGATGGACGTCCTGCTCTTCTACATCTTCTTCGAGGCCATGCTCATCCCCATGTACCTGCTGGTGGGCGTGTGGGGCGCCGAGGACCGCCGCATGGCGGCGGTGAAGTTCTTCCTCTACACGCTGGTCGGCTCGCTGCTGATGCTGGTGGCCATCGTGGCGGTGTACTTCGTGAGCGGTGCCCCGGGCACGCGCTCGTTCGACTACGCCACGCTCTACAACAACCTGCTGGCCGCCAATCAGCAGCTCGCCGCGTGCGCCAACGGCCCGGAGGGCGCGTGCGCGTCGCTGACGGGGCTGGCCGCCACGCTGCACACCTACGGGCCCTGGATGTTCGCCGCGTTCGCGCTGGCGTTCGCCATCAAGGTCCCCATGTGGCCGGTGCACACCTGGTTGCCGGACGCGCACGTGCAGGCGCCGGTGGCGGGCTCCATGATCCTCGCCGGCGTGATGCTGAAGATGGGCACCTACGGCTTCTGGCGCTTCGCGATTCCGCTGTTCCCGGTGGCGGCCCAGGCCGCGCGGCCGTTCCTGGCGGTGCTGTCCGTGATTGGCATCGTGTACGGCGCGCTGATGTGCCTGGCGCAGCGGGACATCAAGAAGCTCATCGCGTACTCGTCCGTCAGCCACCTGGGCTACTGCATGCTGGGCCTGCTGGCCGTCACGAGCGAGGGCGCCACGGGCAGCGCGTACCAGATGATGAACCACGGCGTCTCCACGGGCGCGCTGTTCCTCCTGTTCGGCTTCCTCTACGAGCGCCGCCACACCCGGCTCATGTCGGACTACGGCGGCATCGCCAAGGTGATGCCGGTGTTCACCGCGGCGTTCGTCATCATCACGTTCTCGTCGGTGGCGGTGCCGGGCACCAACGGCTTCATCGGTGAGTTCCTGGTGCTGCTGGGCACCTTCAAGAGCACCCTGCACATGGGCTTCGGCGCGTTCGCCACCCTGGGCGTCATCCTGGGCGCGGCGTACATGCTGTGGATGGTGCAGAAGGTGTTCTTCGGCGGCATCACGCACCGGGAGAACCAGCACCTGCGCGACATGAACCTGCGCGAGATGCTCACCACGGCGCCCTTCATCGTCCTGGTGGCGGTGATGGGCCTGATGCCGCAGCCCTTCCTGGAACGCATTGCCCCGTCCACGGATCGCTACGTGGCGCGCGCCAGCGTGGGCGCTCCGGGTGCCACCCAGGCGAAGGACGACCAGCTGCGCGTGGAGGTGATGTCGCTGCCCTCCACCGCCGCCGCGGCCCGCCCCTCCGTTCCCGCCGCGCCGCTCGCCGCGCGCGAGTAG